One window from the genome of Salvia splendens isolate huo1 chromosome 9, SspV2, whole genome shotgun sequence encodes:
- the LOC121748107 gene encoding E3 ubiquitin-protein ligase RNF167-like — MEREVVEIISRLATVAARQLAYAISSYLERRIREWLGVEEDSSDNEVLSQFETHRYNSTGDDGEEADICCVCLEQLHCGLVATLHCRHEFHGECIERWLRRGQNFCPICKARALRRPIV, encoded by the coding sequence ATGGAGAGAGAAGTGGTTGAGATAATAAGCCGTCTCGCGACCGTGGCCGCCAGGCAACTCGCCTACGCTATTTCCAGCTACCTCGAGAGGCGGATTCGGGAATGGCTGGGAGTCGAAGAGGACAGTTCCGACAACGAGGTTCTCTCACAGTTCGAGACGCATCGCTACAACAGTACCGGCGATGATGGAGAAGAGGCGGATATATGCTGCGTATGTCTCGAGCAGCTGCACTGTGGGCTCGTCGCGACTCTGCACTGCCGCCACGAGTTTCACGGGGAGTGCATTGAGAGGTGGCTCCGCCGTGGCCAGAATTTCTGCCCCATCTGCAAAGCTAGGGCTCTCCGGCGACCTATTGTTTGA